Below is a genomic region from Sediminitomix flava.
AGCTGGAAAAACAACTTTACTCAATCACCTTATAGAATCACAACCCAATACGAAGTTTGCGATTATAGAAAATGAGTTTGGGGCAATAAATATTGACAAAGATTTAGTGAATACACAAGCTCAAGGGATTTTTGAATTGTCGAATGGATGTATTTGCTGTTCTTTAAATCAAGAGTTGGGACAAACTTTAAATAAACTTGTAACTACAGGAAAGGATTTTGACCACTTGATTATTGAAACTACGGGAGTTGCTGAACCTGACGGGATATTGTCTGTATTTATAAATGACTATCATTTTGATGAGCTTTTTGAGGTGAATGCTGTCATTGGTATGATTGATGCAGAACATTTACTAAAAAGCTTAGAATCAGAGCCTGTCGCAAAAAGACAGCTAGCCTTAGCAGATTTGTTAGTGTTCAATAAATCATCTGAAATAGATGAGGAAATAAAGCAAAATGTACTTGAGGCAGTAAAAGCAATCAACCCATTGGCTAGTATTATTCATACTGACTACGCGAAAGTCAATGCAGAAGAAGTACTGTCACAATTTTCTTTTAGAGCGGATACTGTCAATGAGCGAATTCTAAATTCTAAATCTGAAAAAGGGGATCATCATAAAGGAATAAAGTCACTTACTTTTAGCCAAAATAAGCCCTTAAATCTTAATAAATTTCAATATTGGCTCCGTTCACTTTTATTGTTCAACCCTGATGGAATTTATCGAATTAAGGGTCTGTTGAATAAGCCGAACACCGAAGAGAAAGTAATCATCCAATCAGTTAGAGGGAATATCATATTCTCTGAAGGAGACAAGTGGAGTGAGGACGATGATAGAACATCTCAGCTAGTCATTATTGGTCATGGTTTAGATCGAGAAACTTTACAAAAAGGGATCGACTCATGTGCGATTGAGGAATGATCTCAAGAAAATAGAGACGAAAATAACAAACAAGGATATGAAAAATCAGAAGACGCCTATTACCCTAATTTCAGCAAACAACGCTAACGTTAAAAAGTACCTAGACAGCCTTCCAGATTTTGAGAATAAAGGAGTTCTATACCAAGAAGCTTTTGAAAAAAGCTATGAGAATTTTCCTCTTTTCTACAAAAAGATGTCTGAAGACTACATTATGGACTTGTTGAAATCGTTAGACAGATGTCCTGAAGTTGAGGGAATTGTAATGGTCTTTTCTGATGAAATGAATCTGAATCAAATTAAGTACATCTTAACTTCAGATAAAGAGTTCTTAAGATTTTTCCAGATTGAGAAGTCAATTTTCTATCCGTTAGAAAATGAATTGATCGACAGAATAAATGCTCATGAATCGGCTTATTTGGCCAATGTGCTTGAAGTCGATGAGGTAGTGGATAATTTACATTCAGCGGAGTTGTCAATTATCAATCCTCATTTGAAGTATCTTCATTTAGATGAGAATAAGTCTTCTTCAAAAGTTTCGATTTATGAAGAGTCTGAGAGTGATCACAGTTTCAAAGTGATTAATCATGAATTGACACTGGATGAAATAAGCGAATGGGCTGAAAAAGCTTTATTTGTTGGAGAAATTTATAAGATCAAAGGAGAGATACTTCATAAAGGTGTAATGTATGCTTTTGAGAATATTGGATCTCATTTTATGTATTATCCAACGTATAAATCATCTACATCTTCATGGTTAATTGTTGGTGGTCGAGAAATTGATAAAGAGTATATACTCAAAGAAATTAGACATAAAGAAGTAGTGCCTGCAATGATTTCTGAAAAGCTGCATTACTTTATTGGTGGAATAGGAGCGTTAGCAAACTAATTTCATATCTACATAAAAAAATCCCAATTGTAGTTCAAATACAATTGGGATTTTTGTTTTTTATAATAACTAATTCTTTAATCCATAATCATTAGTTTGGCAAAAGCTAGGATTAGCGTTTTTTCACCTTCAGAATCAAAGTTAACTTTTGCTCTTTTAT
It encodes:
- a CDS encoding CobW family GTP-binding protein; the encoded protein is MKRIPVTILTGFLGAGKTTLLNHLIESQPNTKFAIIENEFGAINIDKDLVNTQAQGIFELSNGCICCSLNQELGQTLNKLVTTGKDFDHLIIETTGVAEPDGILSVFINDYHFDELFEVNAVIGMIDAEHLLKSLESEPVAKRQLALADLLVFNKSSEIDEEIKQNVLEAVKAINPLASIIHTDYAKVNAEEVLSQFSFRADTVNERILNSKSEKGDHHKGIKSLTFSQNKPLNLNKFQYWLRSLLLFNPDGIYRIKGLLNKPNTEEKVIIQSVRGNIIFSEGDKWSEDDDRTSQLVIIGHGLDRETLQKGIDSCAIEE